The Corynebacterium comes genome window below encodes:
- a CDS encoding DUF4236 domain-containing protein gives MGITYRKRKKLGRNSWLNLSGSGASASTRIGPVTINSRGGIWLDLPGGLNYRGRWK, from the coding sequence GTGGGAATCACCTATCGCAAGCGCAAGAAGCTGGGCAGGAACAGCTGGCTGAACCTCTCGGGTTCCGGGGCGTCGGCCTCCACCCGCATCGGCCCGGTGACCATCAACAGCCGCGGCGGCATCTGGCTGGACCTGCCCGGTGGCCTGAACTACCGCGGCAGGTGGAAGTAG
- a CDS encoding HhH-GPD family protein, whose translation MFVSPLLTWFDLHERPLAWRESGTSAWGVLLSEVMSQQTPVARVETVWREWMARWPDPATFAQAAPDEVLRAWGKLGYPRRALRLLECARQIVSLHDGRVPDDVDTLLALPGIGDYTARAVACFAYGKNVPVVDTNVRRVHRRAVEGRYLSGAASKSELVAVAELLPKDGRGPRFSAALMELGALVCTATSPACTECPLRAGCAWVAAGSPPPGADELAKKKVQKFIGTDRQVRGLIMDVLRGSDVAVPQAAIDVVWPDGTQRSRALYSLLEDGLAEQDDRGYFHLPR comes from the coding sequence ATGTTCGTCTCTCCTCTGTTGACCTGGTTCGACCTCCATGAACGCCCCCTCGCGTGGCGCGAATCGGGAACCAGCGCGTGGGGCGTCCTGCTCAGCGAGGTCATGAGCCAGCAGACCCCGGTGGCCCGCGTGGAGACGGTATGGCGCGAGTGGATGGCCAGGTGGCCCGACCCGGCGACGTTCGCGCAGGCCGCACCAGATGAGGTGCTGCGTGCGTGGGGCAAGCTGGGCTATCCGCGCCGCGCGCTGCGGCTGCTGGAATGCGCGCGGCAGATCGTGTCGCTTCATGACGGCCGCGTCCCCGACGACGTCGACACGCTCCTGGCCCTGCCGGGAATCGGCGACTACACCGCACGGGCGGTGGCGTGCTTCGCCTACGGGAAGAATGTGCCGGTGGTGGACACGAATGTGCGTCGGGTGCACCGGCGGGCGGTGGAGGGGCGCTACCTGTCGGGGGCGGCGTCGAAAAGCGAACTGGTGGCGGTGGCCGAACTCCTCCCGAAGGACGGCCGCGGCCCACGATTCTCCGCGGCGCTGATGGAGCTCGGCGCGCTGGTCTGCACGGCCACCTCGCCTGCGTGCACCGAGTGCCCGCTGCGTGCGGGATGCGCCTGGGTGGCGGCCGGCAGCCCGCCGCCGGGGGCGGATGAGCTGGCGAAGAAGAAGGTGCAGAAGTTCATCGGCACCGATCGACAGGTGCGCGGGCTGATCATGGACGTCCTGCGCGGCAGTGACGTGGCGGTGCCACAGGCAGCCATCGACGTCGTATGGCCGGACGGTACGCAGCGCTCACGCGCCCTGTACTCGCTGCTGGAGGACGGACTGGCGGAGCAGGACGACCGGGGCTACTTCCACCTGCCGCGGTAG
- a CDS encoding substrate-binding domain-containing protein: MKNMFALSCAIVLVGVSLSACATATDEPPILISGSASVEPITETMAHQAGARVEITAEGTTDGFDRFCRGETDINNASIPIPGRAATVDYQRMCQDNGVDYIELPVALGAVTLVVNDGLDVVDDLSLAQLEDLWSADSTVRRWSDLNPAWPDEEIGLYGRPEGSGTLEFFRDRLLGEEGRIRRDYQATDEIDQLSAWIAEDPNGIGFMEVGNYLATDGEIRRELKNLAVERVAPTRENTQDGRYPLSRPLFVYVATDSLREARVNDFMNHYVTHVEAVVPLAYHYPLPHDAYRLVRARLSARTTGSIFDGDPAETDVLEKLGGE, from the coding sequence ATGAAGAACATGTTCGCCCTGTCCTGCGCAATCGTCCTCGTCGGTGTCTCGCTGTCCGCCTGCGCCACGGCAACCGACGAGCCGCCGATCCTCATCTCCGGTTCGGCCTCCGTTGAACCGATCACCGAGACTATGGCACACCAGGCCGGGGCCCGCGTGGAGATCACGGCGGAAGGCACCACCGACGGCTTCGACCGGTTCTGCCGGGGAGAGACCGACATCAACAATGCCTCGATCCCCATCCCCGGCCGGGCCGCCACCGTGGATTACCAGCGGATGTGCCAGGACAACGGGGTCGACTACATTGAGCTGCCCGTAGCGCTGGGTGCCGTGACCCTTGTGGTCAACGATGGCCTGGATGTCGTCGATGATCTCTCGCTGGCCCAGCTCGAGGACCTGTGGTCGGCGGACAGCACGGTGAGACGATGGTCCGATCTCAACCCCGCCTGGCCGGATGAGGAGATCGGACTCTACGGTCGGCCGGAGGGTTCGGGGACGTTGGAGTTCTTCAGGGACCGGCTCCTCGGTGAGGAGGGTCGGATCCGGAGGGACTACCAGGCAACCGACGAGATTGATCAGCTCAGCGCGTGGATCGCAGAGGATCCCAACGGGATCGGTTTCATGGAGGTGGGCAACTATCTGGCCACTGACGGCGAGATCCGACGCGAACTGAAGAACCTCGCCGTCGAGAGGGTGGCCCCCACCAGGGAGAACACGCAGGACGGTCGGTATCCGCTGTCCCGTCCGCTGTTCGTCTACGTGGCCACGGACTCGCTCCGTGAGGCCAGGGTCAACGACTTCATGAATCACTATGTCACCCACGTCGAGGCAGTGGTTCCCCTGGCGTACCACTACCCGCTGCCGCACGACGCCTACAGGCTCGTCCGCGCCCGATTGAGTGCGAGGACAACCGGGTCCATCTTTGACGGGGACCCCGCCGAGACGGATGTTCTGGAGAAGTTGGGCGGGGAGTGA